CTAACTGAAAAATGCAGTAAACGCGGTGGTATGCAATTTCTTCCAGCCCGAAGTGATTTTTTCTTTCAGCGTAGATTTTATAAttctttccatttttatacacacatacacaaatatTCATATTCTCCTTCcataattcaattaattttcaacattttttgctACACGTTTATCTTCAATTTTATTCATAATATACATGCATTTATGGAAATGAATAGCTAGCTAGCAAACACCTTTAATTCAATACAAGAgctgggtattttttttttttgtcatctaAGAatgaaagctttttttatttaatataaaatcgattttttcaGAGGTTTATTTTTACTTGGCAAATATTTGAACACTCCTTTTTGCCTTAGAAATACTTCtttaatgttttgttatttccAATAATTTCCTTCTTTTATAATAACTACTAATCATAGCTTCATACTTCCAGGCAGGAGAAAATATAGATTCTTTTACACCAGCAATTAACGAAGAATGCTTgactatatttttttctttcagatatatatttcttgcaccaaagaaacaattttgttttttaataattttttcactAATTATTCTTTAATTCCACAACACAACAACGAAGAAACAAATTGTTTGTACATAGTCCCCGTGTCTCTCTGATTAGGCCAGAAAAAACAAATTGGAGCCGTTGTTCGATGACAAAACCCACTACCAACAGAAAATAGGAAAAACGAATACGACTATCAATTTAACGAATTAACGAATACCTATAAAAGCAACTTCATTATTGTGTGTATATCGTTCAGATTTGTCCGCCCTAACGGTGTGTTCACATTTGTTGATTTCTATTTGCACAATGTTTCAATTTTTGTGCATTTCGCCAAATACAATCACTCGCACAAGACTTAAGTCTTGTACTGAATTCGACTTTTCAGCCAAACAACTGCCAAAACGCATAAAATCAGAGTACTCTGTTCAACGATTCGAGCGGATTGCTGCCaaacttcatataaaaaaatgtcgaaaCGTTGGAATGAGGGTATGAGGGaaagtcctactgaatgaaatcagcaagtttttttgcttcaaaatctattatctaaaaaaaataatcacaaaACAACactttttcgtaaaaaaaggtaaaaaaacaaacatagtaCCAACCATTATTtgcgaaaaattaaattaaatagagAAAACTATATGTACATATAAACGAAAACGATAAGTACATAACGATAAGTAAAATCAAATATTATTGATTGCTGGCAAGTTTCGCTcgtgaaaaacttaaaaattgaaaaataagtaATAGGCAAgaaatatcgcgaaaagcgaTAGTACCGGcctttgaaagaaaaattttaaatcaattaCACCATTTAGACGAATTGGCATCACTAGTAATAAACGAAGCCGAACTATTTGTGACGGCGACAGCCGCTGCCCTAAAATCTTTGACGGCGCCATCGGCTCAAGCTATTTATTTTTCACAAatccaaagaaaaaacaaaaaggttTTCGTTGTGTAAAAAAATGTCCTATCAATTATATCGCAATACAACCTTGGGAAATACGCTGCAGGAAAGCCTTGATGAATTAATTCAGGTAACTAGCCAAAGCAACCTCTTCACATAAACATCATTAGACGTTTTCTCTTTTTGTTGCATGTTTCTTTAACGAATGCTATTAGTATGGACAAATAACTCCTGGATTGGCTTTTAAGGTCCTGTTGCAGTTTGACAAATGTATTAACAATGCTCTGAGCCAACGTGTCAAGGCTAGAGTCACATTTAAGGCTAATAAACTCAATACCTATCGCTTTTGCGACAATGTATGGACACTTATGTTAAATGAAGTGGAATTCCGTGAAGTTCATGAGTTTGCCAAAGTAGATAAAGTGAAAATTGTTGCCTGTGATGGCAAAAGTGGCGAATTCAACTAGGATGGCCAAAATCAAACAATTTTATCCTAGTGTGAATAATTATCCTAATTTTAATTGCATAATTCAAAGACATCTAAAACCAACATATTTCGCATTTCATGTGAGATCGTTTAGCATTACATGGGGCCATGGTGGCTCTTGGGGGAAAAGGAGGGACGCAGCGCATACATAGGTAACATTTTAGTTATACATTTATTATTTCTGATATTGAGGTAGTATAGTAACTTCTGGAAAATTGGTTTCGAAATACGGATCGAACATGGACAACGGCATCATATATACCAACCACCAATCATTAAATCGTTTACACCGATGAAATACAACGTAGTTTAAGTTTTTCTAAATAAACATAAATTAAAGAGCAAGCAATGTGTGTGCATGTACTTGTTTTTGGATAACTGTATAAATATGTGGCTCTAAAACAGTTAAATAGGGTTTTGAGGACTTAAAATAACTTGcccgagtaaaaaaaaatacatatggtCCGATCCAATTCTATCTGTCATCATACAAATTATATGTAATTTGTTAAAATTAGATATCTAGGAAGTTGCAGAGAGTTTTGCTACACACAGATCTTTACACACTTCATTCGAGTTTTCGTTGGATGGACTCCGAATGATTTCTGGCCAAGAACGGCTCCCCTCCCTTCATAAATCGGAGGCTACCACAACTATACATTGTCATACACatttatatacataaatattatATACTGTGTATTTTTATTCGTTTTAGAAAGCGGATGATAATGCTATGAAAGGCTAGGCTTCATGTTGGAAATACACTTATTACTGTTCAATAAACTGAACTCTGACCGGACATGACCCAGAAGAGGGCAGACAAATCACTTGCTTTTGGTAAGGGTTCTCTGCGAAACAGAAGAGTATGTTCTATCTGTCGAAAACAGTCAAAGATGCTAACAGAAAAGCCTATTAATGTAGGTTggtaatgtttgtcaaaatcaaATTACGTTAAGACATAACTTTCAAATTAACCCATTCCCGATTTGAGCACGTGATGACACGGAAACCCAACTTGAACTCCTTATTTCCCCTCAGTATATACTTTGTTTTGTCACGAGCCGGGTTTACCAAGGGGGCCCGGTAAAGGATAactgtgaacaccacacagtctgggacattgaggtccgatctgtgtggtgtttacttgcgagaagcttagctgcgagataCCGGGCACGTCCGCAGGTTGCGAATATTAGAATGCTCCATAtgcagtagctgcaacggcagtctaAGACAATCAGCAGTATCCACCGGAGAGTTTCAGTAAGATGCCGGTCGGCACCGGCtcctgcacaaatactgagcgcctatgatgctcaatataAAAAGGTGATTTAagggcacctttaaataaccaatggtcaccaAGTTCACGCGGCGATCGATCTtctggaccggaacgagcttgctcacctacaggagattGAAgacgatcgccacctccacatgaaaatgtggctacaacaacaacaaccaaaggcGTTGGATGTGGCATGTGGCGGTAGCAATAATTTttgagctcctataggtgagtaagctcgtACCGGTCCAATGGACCGATAGGCGTGGggcatgatggccattggttatttaatgtcgccaataactcgccttcgcATATCGGGCATCGTAGGCACACCGGATTTATGCAGAGCCAGTGCCGACCAATGATGGCCATTGGGTTTTTAAACACGCAAagaacttgccttgtcatatcacaTCGTAGGCACTCATTAACAAGCAAGAGGCGGCGCCGCCCGCCTTCTCACGGAGTCTCTCCGTTCGATAGGCCTTAAAACACTTCGACtctgttggttgttgttgttgtagcagtgtgttgtgttcctATCTTTCGTCTTCTTGGTTCTGTTAAATATCCACATTAAGGAACTCTTCGACTATAGTGGGGTTCGTCCAGAGGAATCTGAATCTGAAGCGAGTGAGTCTGGCTGGGAAGTTAAACAGATGATGTGTAGGCCCagatcacaatcgggacacacatcctgcacgttgtcACGTCACATCGTAGGCACTCATTAACAAGCAAGAGGCGACGCCGCCCGTCTTCTCACGGAGTCTCTCCGTTCGATAGCCCTTAAAACACTTCGACtctggtggttgttgttgttgtagcagtgtgttgtgttcctATCTTTCGCCTTCTTGGTTCTGTTAAATATCCACATTAAGGAACTCTTCGACTATAGTGGGGttcgtccagagggatctggatcAGAAGCGAGTGAGTCTGGCTGGGAAGTTAAACAGATGATGTGTAGGCCCagatcacaatcgggacacacatcctgcacgttgggtTCAATCCTTGCTCGTTGGAGTTGAGACGGCTGCATTTACCGAATCGTAATTGCGCCAAAACTACTCTGCCGGGGAGGccaatttcttcagatgcaagATCCAAGGaccacggtagcagatgcggtgaatagctattGGGTACAATAGCttttcaccgcatctgctaccgtgtcttcaAGAATGTTGTCTATACCTGCTTTATGTAGacctaccttaaggcttctgggcgttggatacctatccaccccaccgataacagcccagaaggtattgttcagacattttgggacacttgatggtcgaatCGTTTCTCCATCGGCTATCAAATTCAGCTCATTATTTGTTGGCATCTGCtcgtatggaggccaccgtagcgcagaacgcgtggtttcgaatcctggcgagaatatcagaataaaatgtcatcggtggttatctcctactaatgctggcgacatttgtgaggtatttttccttgtaaaaacttttccctaaagaggtgtcgctctgcggcccgccgttcggactcctgTTCCTTGCAATTTGCATCTGATCGTATGAGTTTATCTCCGAACCAACCTCTGATAATCGTGTGGAATCAAATAGCAGTTACCCAGTGACGCGTTAGATAGACGTAAGCCACAACTTTTCTAGAATGAAGTATAGCCTATAATTGGATCGAGAGtaatgttgttgtagtagcagtgtgtggtacactgaggcggcagcccttgccgatgaatgaattcatcgggtcaatccggtacatacaaccggctgccatggaattggtATTGGATCGAGAGTAATATTTGAAAGAAATGttctaaagtcaatgaaataaatATCACGTatcagtctagatttagatCTCTTAAATCTAAcggcaaccgtagcgcagatgttagcatttCCATGGTGCTGAAAGTCTGGGTTTGAATCATGGCAAGAACagcagaaataattttcagtggtggtttcccctcctaatgctcgcaatatttgtgagttactatgccatgtaaaaatttctccccaaagaggtgacgcactgaaactaaagaggtgacgcactgaaACTCCTTATCAATGAGTTTaagtttgaatcggacagcactcattgatatgtgagaagtatgtacctgttccataatggaatgtttataagcaaatttgcaaatCGAACGTCTGCAAGTGGGCAGATCATAGAAAAGATTTATGAAACCCCTATTGAAATATTCCCGCCTTTAATCCCGTGATTAAATCTCCAGCCCTCGGGAAAAACAATTAGAAACGAATCTGCCAAAATTCAATTAGCAGTTTAAGCACAAGCGAACGTTGTTGAACGAAGTAATCAGCGACTTCCTGGATACTTCTTGAGTGTGAGGTTCCCATACCTAGGCAGCTTCTGTGTGGATTCTGGATCATCGATCATCTACATGAGGAGACTAAGAACCTTATTAAGTATCattgggagtttttttttaataattcctCCTGGTTTATGTATTGATAAGTTACCCCAGGTTGCGGGGTAAGGGTCATCAGAGAAATTTATCTGATCTGCGGCTAAGATGGTGAAGCGTTTTTTTAATAAGTGTTATGTATGTATCTGGTATTTGCTGGGATTATACTTTAAGTAACACTAGTGCACTTGTATTTTGATTCGCTAGTTCGAGTGGCAGATCGGCATTCCAAGTACGATATGATAGATCTGATTGACAAGACGTCACAACCCAAACACACACCCCTGGCCCTGAGTTAACTGCATGAGTAGGCGAAAGGGCACTCCGTTGGCATACACTGAGATTCGGCGCTGTAGGGCTTACAccctattacacggcatgtgtAACCGTTAGAGAACTCTTTTGACATATGATGAGATTCACGCCCGTTGGCAAAGACTGATAAGGGGCTCTGACATATTTGAAATGGAAATCTTTCTGCTTGAAGGCCACCATGACAcagagcatgtccgcctacgacgacGAACACTTTGGCTTAAATCCCGgcgtaaacatcagaaaaatttccagcggtgattatccccttactaatgctggctatatttgtgaggtatccttctgccatgttaaaaactTTTCTGCCAAGTGGTGTCACTATGCAATGTTTACATTTATATTTTATAGCTTTTTCAAAGTTGGCGTTTCGCCAAACCATGTGCGCTTAAAacgttgaaaaaaaatgttcgccCATCCTAGGGTAAATCGACTTTAGTAAGTACATAACTTTTGGAATAGTTCATATGACGGTTTGAGAAACAGTAGGTTAATTGATCACTAGAGAGCGGATACATATGcaaatgcatatattttttggagcatcgtaaaaaaaatttgaaaacacaGAAAATCGCTTCATCGAATGTAGGTTTAGAAAACGCTAAGAAATTATGCATATTTTATGCAAACTGCATATATTGCATATGTTTTcatatttttgaatattttgcatatattgtGCATATTTTGCATatcttttgcatattttgcacatcttttgcatattttgtgCATATTTGTTGACTAAAAAACGGAAGTTATCGAAGATGGCTTAACCGATTTAAGCTTATTTTTGTATGTACCCttataataaatcaaaaatacgaatctggtggTAAGTTTGGGGTCTAGCTATTGGGTTAACGGCACAACCCAAAAGGACTGGGACAATATCTGATACAAATGTAAAGAATTTGGACACATGTCGTCTTGACCCGACGACGATGGGTATCTAAAATTTGGCTCTACAGAATACTAAAATATTACTAAGCACTAGAAAGACCAACCGgtcatataaatattttttttttgttcaataatGTTAAATCTGATCAACTTAAATAataagatcagtctatatggtagctatactaagatatagaccgatctgaaccatatttgacacaggtatcaaaaatcaaaacacaactcgttgtgccaaatcgggaaataaacacggcttttaagggcctaagaccttaaatcgggcgatcggtctatatgggagctatgctaatatatagaccgatctgaaccatattcggcacagatatCAAAGATCTAAACACAGATCGATGTgtcaattccagccaaatcgggtaaatagggttttatgggctttaaaccttaaatcgggaaatcagtttatgtgggagctatactaagatatagatcgatctgaaccatattcggcacagatatctgggatcttaacataattctatgtgcgaaatttcagctacatcggacaataaatgtggcttttataggtctaagaccctaagtcgggaGACCGGTACAAATTTGGACCTAGTAGGTTCTTAGGAAACAATCAGAGGAAAATGGGTTTAAGAGGACATTTATACCCACAAAAGTACTTGGAATTTTAACCATTAAATCGTTTTTTATACCAAACTagttgacccgggcccgctctgctgcgccttcttttactttacatggaacaaaagtttccttggaatatttattttcgacaattaaagatctgtaagtgaaataccatgctaacttgactaacagtttaacaatataagtgcctttatctgaatctcatatgatctttattggtctacgaatttaagtttggatgtaagtcgtactccattctttaaatacttcattttagcccgatattctcatgatgtctaatttagtggtgttttcggaggagaggtggtcccctagatacttggccctgacaaaatatcagcatcatgctcttctctcaaataccatttatttagccccatattgtcattggcttaagagaagtttacaggaaaaggcgtcccccaaacacatggccccaaaataggttatcaaattcgttttctaattttaaatacctttcatttgagccacataatggcatggttgaaaaattttttcccttgggggtttttgggaaaggggtgatgccctaaatgcatggtcctacatttggatatcaaattcgtattctactcccaaatatctttatttgagccccatattgcgatggtcagtaaacaaatgctgtttgtggggtattttgggaaagggatagacccccagaaaataggtcccgaaaatgggtatcaattcttgctctacctctcaattcctttcatttaagctccacattaacatggtcggtaaatatgcccgattaaggggtgttttggggattggggtggtcccccaaacactaagcccggaaaatatatcagcaacgtgctctattctaatatatctacatatcatttatttgaaccccctcaaaattggatatcaaattcgttttctaatctcatttaaacaccttattgcaaaagtctggaaatatgtccggtttggggtattggcccttaaaactatggttccactctctttaagacccaaattgacttggtgagcaaatacttcctatttgggggttgttatggtggtgggacgtccgctagacaattggcccctaatgttagtatcagatacgtggtctactcccacatacctttaatttgagccccatatttccatagtcggcaacatTACCggcttgaggggtgttttgggggatgggcggccactcagtgagttggccttgaaaatatatatcggattcgtgttccaccttaaaaaccctcttatttgagcctcctattgcaatagtcagaaaatacttcctattaaggtggtgttgtgggggtggagtggccccatagacacttttcccaatatccaattcgtgctttactcccaaagacctttcatttgagccccatattactatggtcgtaaatttgtaccctttgggggatgtttttggggtgaggcggggccccaaacacttggtcccacatttggatatcagattcgtattctacatgtaaatacctttcatttgagtcccatattgccatggtcggaaaatatgtcagatttagagCACTTGGTCTGGCAATtcgatatcaaatacgttttcttatcctaaatacctttcatttgagtcacatattgtcgtgattggtctaaatatatgtttggtaggttttagggtggggcagtccccctaggtaccccaaccgaaatttggataccaaatttttatttttaggttactatatgagatcacacaaaatttcgcttaaatcgcaccagccatctccgagatctggcgtttctgaaaattagggtaagggggagggtctgcccccccttcagatatcaaaaaatgtattgcCCTATTTTCATCATGGGGTCATTATGgagcatctgtgaaaatttcaagaaaatcggttcagccgtttctgagtctataagaaacataacacaaacatacaaacaaacaaatctac
This Stomoxys calcitrans chromosome 2, idStoCalc2.1, whole genome shotgun sequence DNA region includes the following protein-coding sequences:
- the LOC106080518 gene encoding transcription initiation factor IIA subunit 2, with product MSYQLYRNTTLGNTLQESLDELIQYGQITPGLAFKVLLQFDKCINNALSQRVKARVTFKANKLNTYRFCDNVWTLMLNEVEFREVHEFAKVDKVKIVACDGKSGEFN